In one bacterium genomic region, the following are encoded:
- the uvrA gene encoding excinuclease ABC subunit UvrA codes for MHDKLIIRGAREHNLKNINLEIPRDKLVTITGLSGSGKSSLAFDTIYAEGQRRYVESLSAYARQFLGLMEKPDVDQIEGLSPAISIDQKSTSRNPRSTVATVTEIYDYLRLLFARIGIPHDPKTGEVLTKQTSAQIIESIEAHPQGTRIVILAPVIKGKKGEHRHVLAELQRAGYLRARIDGDVVDLDEVIELEKQKKHTVEVIVDRLVVDADSHQRLAEAVEQALKLGEGVLIVQEHETDNEQVYSEHYATTNSGFSLSEIEPRLFSFNAPHGACPNCTGLGSLRVVDSELVIPNQRLSINEGAIRPWSRTTSRMTWYTKLMEAVAQIHNFSLDEPIMSLTHEQLMNVLYGTGEEIIKVPGPGGRSYSTTFEGVIPNLERRYRESESDFVKGEIERYMTHMTCPVCRGKRLKPEVLAITINDKSIADVVEMSVEKALQYFTSLTLNATDTKIAKQILKEISERLTFLNDVGLSYLTLDRSANTLAGGEAQRIRLATQIGSSLMGVLYILDEPSIGLHQRDNDRLIETLQRLKNLGNTVIVVEHDEDTIRASDYVVDIGPAAGVHGGEVVAAGTPDEVAKVSNSITGQYLSGAKQIAVPTKRRKGNGKSLKIVGATENNLKNIDIEIPLGNMTVVSGVSGSGKSSLVNDILARKLSQEYHRSQEPAGKHSRIEGTDNLDKVIDIDQSPIGRTPRSNPATYTGAFTDIRDLFAQVPEAKIRGYAAGRFSFNVKGGRCETCRGDGIIKIEMHFLPDVYVTCETCNGKRYNREALEVTYKDKTIADVLEMTVEEATEFFANIPTIERKLGTLNDVGLGYIHLGQPATTLSGGEAQRIKLASELSRRATGKTLYILDEPTTGLHFEDVKRLLEVLHQLVEKGNSVLIIEHNLDIIKSADWVIDLGPEGGSGGGTIIAEGTPEAIAKVAASHTGRYLKRILT; via the coding sequence ATGCACGATAAATTGATTATTCGCGGTGCTCGCGAGCATAATCTAAAAAATATTAACCTCGAAATTCCGCGCGATAAGTTGGTCACAATTACTGGACTTTCTGGTTCCGGTAAATCGTCGCTAGCTTTTGATACTATTTATGCCGAAGGTCAGCGCCGCTATGTGGAGTCGTTATCGGCTTATGCTAGGCAGTTCTTGGGGCTCATGGAGAAGCCGGATGTAGATCAGATTGAAGGACTTTCGCCAGCTATTTCGATTGACCAAAAGTCGACTAGTCGCAACCCGCGATCAACAGTGGCTACGGTAACTGAAATTTATGATTACTTACGACTTTTATTTGCTCGTATAGGTATTCCGCACGATCCAAAAACCGGCGAAGTACTAACTAAGCAAACCTCGGCTCAGATTATTGAATCTATTGAAGCTCACCCACAGGGTACTCGAATAGTTATTTTAGCACCAGTCATAAAAGGCAAAAAAGGTGAACATCGGCATGTTCTAGCAGAATTACAGAGGGCTGGTTATTTGCGAGCTCGCATTGATGGTGATGTGGTAGATCTCGATGAAGTGATCGAGCTAGAAAAGCAAAAAAAGCATACCGTTGAAGTGATAGTAGATCGCTTGGTGGTAGATGCCGATAGTCATCAGAGACTGGCTGAAGCTGTGGAGCAAGCTCTAAAGCTAGGTGAAGGGGTACTTATTGTGCAGGAACATGAAACTGACAATGAGCAGGTTTATTCCGAGCATTACGCTACCACTAATTCTGGCTTTTCACTCTCAGAAATTGAACCGCGCTTGTTTTCTTTTAACGCTCCACACGGGGCTTGTCCAAATTGTACCGGTCTAGGTTCTTTACGCGTGGTGGATTCTGAACTGGTGATCCCAAATCAACGTCTGAGTATTAATGAGGGGGCAATTCGGCCGTGGAGTCGCACTACAAGCCGGATGACTTGGTATACCAAGCTGATGGAAGCCGTGGCACAGATCCATAACTTTTCGTTAGACGAGCCAATTATGAGCCTGACGCATGAACAGTTAATGAATGTACTCTACGGAACTGGAGAAGAAATCATTAAAGTACCAGGGCCGGGTGGACGATCATATTCCACAACTTTTGAGGGGGTGATCCCAAATCTGGAGCGACGCTATCGTGAGAGTGAGAGTGATTTTGTGAAGGGAGAGATTGAGCGCTACATGACTCATATGACCTGTCCGGTTTGTCGGGGTAAGCGCCTCAAGCCGGAAGTTTTAGCAATTACCATCAATGATAAGTCGATTGCGGATGTGGTGGAAATGTCGGTTGAAAAAGCTTTGCAGTATTTCACCAGCTTAACTTTGAATGCCACCGATACGAAGATCGCCAAGCAGATACTTAAGGAGATTTCTGAACGTCTAACTTTCTTAAATGATGTAGGTTTGAGCTATCTCACACTTGATCGTTCGGCTAATACCCTGGCCGGCGGTGAAGCCCAGCGAATTCGACTAGCTACTCAGATTGGTAGTTCACTAATGGGGGTGTTATATATTTTAGATGAGCCTTCGATTGGTTTGCATCAACGCGATAATGATCGCTTAATCGAAACCCTACAGCGACTCAAAAATCTCGGCAATACAGTAATTGTAGTAGAGCATGATGAGGATACAATCCGGGCCTCTGATTATGTGGTAGATATTGGTCCGGCCGCTGGAGTGCATGGTGGGGAAGTGGTGGCAGCTGGCACACCAGATGAAGTTGCTAAAGTTTCGAATTCAATAACAGGCCAATATTTGTCGGGTGCAAAGCAGATAGCGGTGCCAACGAAAAGACGCAAGGGCAACGGTAAATCACTCAAGATTGTTGGAGCGACAGAAAATAATCTTAAAAATATTGATATCGAAATTCCGCTCGGTAATATGACGGTAGTTTCGGGGGTTTCAGGATCTGGCAAGTCAAGTTTAGTAAATGATATTCTAGCGCGTAAGCTCAGTCAGGAATATCATCGCTCGCAAGAACCGGCCGGTAAACATTCACGGATTGAAGGGACGGATAATCTTGATAAGGTGATTGATATTGATCAAAGCCCGATTGGGCGTACTCCGCGCTCTAACCCAGCTACCTACACGGGTGCTTTTACCGATATTCGAGACCTGTTTGCTCAGGTACCCGAGGCTAAGATTCGAGGTTATGCGGCCGGCCGGTTTAGTTTTAATGTTAAGGGTGGGCGCTGTGAGACTTGTAGGGGCGACGGTATCATAAAAATTGAAATGCATTTCTTACCCGATGTCTATGTTACTTGCGAGACTTGTAATGGTAAGCGCTATAATCGTGAAGCTCTGGAGGTTACCTATAAGGATAAGACGATTGCCGATGTGTTGGAGATGACGGTTGAAGAGGCAACTGAATTCTTCGCTAATATCCCAACTATCGAGCGTAAGCTTGGCACGCTCAATGATGTGGGCTTAGGCTATATTCATTTGGGTCAGCCTGCCACCACACTTTCGGGCGGTGAAGCTCAGCGTATTAAGTTAGCTTCTGAACTGTCCAGGCGAGCAACGGGTAAAACCCTCTATATTTTGGATGAACCAACAACCGGGTTGCATTTTGAAGATGTTAAGCGCTTACTGGAAGTTTTGCATCAGCTGGTGGAAAAGGGCAACAGTGTGCTGATAATTGAGCATAACCTAGATATTATTAAGTCGGCCGATTGGGTGATTGATCTGGGGCCAGAAGGTGGATCGGGTGGCGGTACAATTATTGCCGAAGGGACACCAGAGGCTATCGCAAAAGTTGCGGCGAGCCATACTGGACGCTATCTTAAGCGCATTCTCACATAG